A part of Aegilops tauschii subsp. strangulata cultivar AL8/78 chromosome 2, Aet v6.0, whole genome shotgun sequence genomic DNA contains:
- the LOC109754200 gene encoding transcription factor BHLH062, whose protein sequence is MVPRDMVNAPAERLHVQGSVVNRKCEKKVPKKIHKSEREKRKRGTQNDLFNELGAMLEPDRQNNGKACVLGDTTRILKDLVSQVESLRKENSTLKNESHYVVLERNELRDDNSMLRNEILELQNKLRVRLQSNPIWSQDTTRSAVAVPYPTSGMFPVQHSPHSPVITSTALSLQPVITEQCYAAPPRELQLFPEASSASTEDSELSQDQGISNNVTRPQARYPTPAVMSPVNEFPILPRMGEEQQYSSGTSEEDGVHRV, encoded by the exons ATGGTGCCCAGGGACATGGTGAATGCCCCCGCCGAGAGGCTGCACGTCCAGGG GTCTGTCGTGAACAGGAAGTGCGAGAAGAAGGTGCCAAAGAAAATCCATAAGTCGGAGAGGGAGAAACGGAAGCGAGGCACACAGAATGACCTCTTTAATGAGTTGGGAGCCATGCTAG AACCAGACAGGCAGAACAACGGGAAGGCATGTGTATTGGGTGACACTACACGGATACTGAAGGATTTAGTTTCACAAGTGGAATCTCTTCGGAAGGAGAATAGCACACTGAAGAATGAATCTCACTAT GTTGTGTTGGAGAGAAATGAACTGCGTGATGACAACAGCATGCTTCGCAATGAAATCCTGGAGCTTCAGAACAAGCTTAGAGTGCGTCTGCAAAGCAACCCTATTTGGAGCCAGGATACTACAAGATCAGCCGTTGCAGTACCTTATCCCACAAGCGGAATGTTCCCAGTACAACATTCGCCACATTCACCAGTCATCACCTCGACGGCACTTTCACTGCAACCTGTAATCACTGAGCAATGCTATGCCGCCCCACCACGAGAGCTGCAGCTCTTCCCGGAAGCTTCATCTGCATCCACTGAAGACAGCGAACTGTCACAAGACCAGGGGATTTCCAATAATGTGACACGGCCCCAGGCACGGTACCCAACACCAGCGGTGATGTCGCCAGTAAACGAATTCCCAATCCTTCCAAGGATGGGGGAGGAGCAACAATATAGTAGTGGCACTAGCGAGGAAGACGGTGTGCACAGGGTTTAA
- the LOC109754199 gene encoding pentatricopeptide repeat-containing protein At1g26900, mitochondrial, which translates to MRPTSRNKAVNSKQRTGALKPKKKTPPHRASPAAPGPAMPPPSPGKPLVTTITALLRSATRPAHLLQLHAAMLKASLFPHHALPTARLLASPLAPLPYALSLFAAIPCPTLFHHTALLRALSASPSFSSAASASLAVLASARARLPALDEFAFQPLVALCAKNSGDDAAASLGRQVHALVLPYGFSGVVGLGNVLCHFYCCIGNMGDARRMFDEMPERDTVSWNTMIGSYARAGEISAAVEMFGAMMCCGVDVSATAVVALAACGWQGESVHGFSVKTGFCKDVKVAAAMEGMYFRKGEIGCAKKVFEEATRRDLVLYNCMVDSCAKARRIEEAMGLVDRMRQEGLKPNTGTLVGVLSACGASGAIVPGRRIHELALEIGLELDTALGTSLVDMYFKCGYPKEAIAVFYAMRDRDVMAWTAMIMGLGVNGQSDAAISLFHSMQQDGVTPNEVTFLAVLNACSHGGLVFEGKKHLESMVRKYGMSPHTEHYGCIIDLLGKAGRLDEAYELIRSLSSHGDAMGWRTLLAACRVQGNVELGRTVQARLDAMGNYHPSDTILLSNAYALGDRWDEIAQARDSQGQKMVMDRKEAGCSAIEVSSSDI; encoded by the coding sequence ATGAGGCCCACCTCGCGTAATAAGGCCGTGAACTCTAAGCAGCGAACGGGCGCACTCAAACCAAAAAAAAAAACACCACCGCACCGCGCGTCCCCGGCCGCGCCGGGCCCAGCcatgccgccgccgtcgccggggAAGCCGCTGGTCACCACGATCACGGCGCTGCTCAGGTCGGCGACGCGgccggcgcacctcctccagctccaTGCGGCCATGCTCAAGGCCTCGCTCTTCCCGCACCACGCGCTCCCGACCGCCAGGCTGCTCGCCTCCCCGCTCGCGCCGCTGCCCTACGCGCTCTCCCTCTTCGCCGCCATTCCGTGCCCCACCCTCTTCCACCACACGGCCCTCCTCCGCGCCCTCTCCGCGTCACCCTCCTTCTCCTCGGCCGCCTCCGCGTCCCTCGCCGTCCTCGCCTCCGCCCGCGCGCGCCTCCCGGCGCTGGACGAGTTCGCCTTCCAGCCGCTCGTCGCGCTCTGCGCCAAGAACTCCGGCGACGACGCGGCGGCCTCGCTCGGGCGGCAGGTTCATGCGCTCGTGCTGCCGTACGGGTTCTCGGGCGTCGTGGGCCTGGGGAACGTGCTGTGCCACTTCTACTGCTGCATAGGGAACATGGGGGACGCGCGGAGGAtgttcgatgaaatgcctgaGAGGGACACCGTGTCGTGGAACACGATGATCGGAAGCTATGCCAGGGCCGGGGAGATCAGTGCGGCGGTGGAGATGTTCGGCGCTATGATGTGCTGTGGTGTGGATGTCAGTGCGACGGCGGTGGTCGCCTTGGCTGCGTGCGGGTGGCAAGGGGAGTCAGTGCATGGGTTCAGCGTCAAGACAGGGTTCTGCAAGGATGTCAAGGTGGCGGCAGCAATGGAGGGGATGTATTTTAGGAAAGGGGAGATTGGATGTGCAAAGAAGGTCTTCGAAGAGGCGACGAGGAGGGACTTGGTGCTGTATAATTGCATGGTGGATAGCTGCGCAAAGGCCAGGCGAATCGAGGAGGCAATGGGCTTGGTGGATAGGATGAGACAGGAGGGACTGAAACCAAACACAGGGACTCTTGTGGGTGTGCTCTCTGCGTGTGGAGCATCGGGGGCAATCGTACCCGGTCGTCGCATCCATGAGCTTGCGCTGGAGATTGGTCTTGAGCTTGACACTGCACTAGGAACATCGCTCGTGGATATGTACTTCAAGTGTGGGTACCCAAAGGAGGCAATTGCAGTTTTTTATGCAATGCGCGACAGGGATGTGATGGCATGGACTGCGATGATCATGGGGTTGGGGGTTAATGGGCAGTCAGATGCCGCAATATCACTGTTTCACTCAATGCAGCAAGACGGTGTCACTCCTAACGAGGTTACCTTTCTTGCTGTGCTGAATGCTTGTAGCCATGGCGGGTTAGTGTTTGAAGGGAAGAAGCACCTCGAGAGCATGGTCCGGAAATATGGTATGTCTCCTCACACCGAACACTATGGCTGCATCATCGATCTCCTCGGAAAGGCAGGGCGATTGGATGAAGCGTATGAGCTTATAAGAAGTTTGTCGTCCCATGGCGATGCTATGGGATGGAGAACTTTACTTGCAGCCTGCAGAGTTCAAGGCAATGTCGAACTGGGGAGGACGGTGCAGGCAAGGCTGGACGCCATGGGCAATTACCATCCGTCAGATACCATTCTGCTGTCGAACGCATATGCACTGGGAGACCGTTGGGATGAAATAGCACAGGCCAGGGATTCGCAAGGGCAGAAAATGGTCATGGACAGGAAAGAAGCGGGTTGCAGCGCCATTGAGGTGTCTTCCTCAGATATCTAA
- the LOC109754201 gene encoding small ribosomal subunit protein uS4y — protein sequence MVHVNFYRNYGKTFKKPRRPYEKERLDAELKLVGEYGLRAKRELYRVQYALSRIRNAARELLTLDEKNPRRIFEGAALLRRMNRYGLLTEEQNKLDYVLALTVDNFLQRRLQTIVFKNGMAKSIHHARVLIRQRHIRVGKQLVNIPSFMVRVDTEKHVDFSLTSPLGGGQPGRVKRKNQKKASGGGGDDGEEEED from the exons ATGGTGCACGTCAACTTCTACCGCAACT ATGGGAAGACCTTCAAGAAGCCAAGGCGTCCGTATGAGAAGGAGCGTCTTGACGCTGAGCTGAAGCTGGTTGGGGAGTACGGTCTGCGGGCCAAGCGTGAGCTCTATCGTGTGCAGTACGCCCTCAGCCGCATCCGAAATGCTGCCAGGGAGCTGCTCACCCTGGATGAGAAGAACCCCCGCCGTATCTTTGAGGGTGCAGCGCTCCTGCGCCGCATGAACCGCTACGGTCTTCTCACTGAGGAACAGAACAAGCTTGATTACGTGCTTGCCCTCACTGTTGACAACTTCCTCCAGCGCCGTCTCCAGACCATCGTCTTCAAGAATGGCATGGCCAAGTCAATCCATCATGCTCGTGTCCTCATCAGACAGCGCCACATCAG GGTTGGAAAGCAGCTCGTCAACATTCCTTCTTTCATGGTGAGGGTGGACACTGAGAAACACGTCGACTTCTCGCTCACCAGCCCCCTGGGTGGTGGCCAACCTGGAAGAGTGAAGCGGAAGAACCAGAAGAAGGcctcaggtggtggtggtgacgacggcgaggaggaggaagactaA
- the LOC109754183 gene encoding UDP-glycosyltransferase 89B2, with translation MQISSSVLCSEFSHLPVAMPSSMYAAPQASASNGVGNGDGMPHVLVVPYPAQGHMLPLLDLAALLSARGLALTVAVTAGNVRLLAPFLAACPSVATVVLPFLPAGCGENTKDLPADLFRPFMASLAALSAPLLSWCKSQSRGVTAIVSDLFTGWTLPLAEELGVPHVAFSCANVHYLATTHSLWRRMPTRRRLDDADGTVTFSEVPGSPSFPWRSLPWMFRVHVPGDEVSETIRRIFLWNIESSCFVANSFAALEAAYVERPLPDLMAKRVFAVGALSDAVRNCDERGGKPAVAPAKVAAWLDGFDDGAVVYVCFGSQQALSPSQAACVAGALALSSVAFVWAVRSGTVVPEGFEAAATAASRGMVIRGWAPQVEILRHRAVGWFLTHCGWNSVLEATAAGVAMLTWPMGADQFINASVLAEAGVAVPVAEGADTAPDAGKMASVMAAAVAKEGESVRKRAVELGRNAAAAVAEGGTSHNDLEGLVRVLSDVD, from the coding sequence ATGCAGATCTCTTCTTCTGTGCTTTGCTCTGAGTTCTCGCACCTGcccgtcgccatgccgtcgtcCATGTACGCCGCACCGCAGGCAAGCGCAAGCAACGGCGTTGGCAATGGCGACGGCATGCCACACGTGCTTGTTGTCCCTTACCCGGCGCAGGGCCACATGCTGCCTCTCCTCGACCTCGCGGCGCTGCTCTCCGCACGGGGCCTCGCGCTCACCGTGGCCGTCACGGCAGGCAACGTCCGACTCCTCGCGCCGTTCCTCGCAGCGTGCCCGTCAGTCGCCACCGTCGTTCTGCCGTTCCTCCCGGCCGGGTGCGGCGAGAACACCAAGGACCTCCCGGCCGATCTCTTCCGCCCGTTCATGGCCTCCCTCGCGGCCCTCTccgcgccgctcctctcctggtGCAAGTCTCAGTCCCGCGGCGTGACGGCCATCGTCTCCGACCTGTTCACGGGGTGGACGCTCCCGCTCGCCGAGGAGCTCGGCGTGCCGCACGTGGCCTTCTCGTGTGCCAACGTTCACTACCTCGCCACGACGCACTCCCTTTGGCGACGCATGCCAACGAGGCGCCGCCTCGACGACGCCGACGGGACTGTCACCTTCTCGGAGGTGCCCGGCTCGCCTAGCTTCCCTTGGCGCAGCCTGCCGTGGATGTTCAGGGTGCATGTGCCCGGCGACGAGGTGTCGGAGACGATCCGGCGGATCTTCCTGTGGAATATAGAGAGCTCCTGCTTCGTGGCAAACTCGTTCGCGGCGCTCGAGGCCGCCTACGTGGAGCGCCCGCTCCCCGACCTGATGGCGAAACGGGTGTTCGCGGTGGGCGCGCTGTCGGACGCCGTGCGCAACTGCGACGAACGTGGCGGGAAGCCGGCGGTGGCCCCGGCGAAGGTGGCCGCGTGGCTGGACGGGTTCGACGACGGCGCCGTCGTGTACGTCTGCTTCGGGTCGCAGCAGGCGCTGTCGCCGTCGCAGGCGGCGTGCGTGGCAGGCGCTCTGGCGCTGAGCTCGGTGGCTTTCGTCTGGGCGGTGAGGAGCGGCACCGTCGTGCCGGAGGGGTTCGAGGCCGCAGCCACGGCGGCGTCACGGGGCATGGTGATCCGCGGGTGGGCGCCGCAGGTGGAGATCCTGCGCCACCGCGCCGTGGGGTGGTTCCTCACGCACTGCGGGTGGAACTCGGTGCTCGAGGCGACCGCGGCGGGCGTGGCGATGCTCACGTGGCCGATGGGCGCCGACCAGTTCATCAACGCGTCGGTGCTTGCGGAGGCCGGCGTGGCGGTGCCTGTGGCGGAGGGCGCCGACACCGCGCCCGACGCTGGAAAGATGGCAAGCGTCATGGCTGCAGCTGTCGCGAAGGAGGGGGAGTCCGTGAGAAAGCGTGCGGTGGAGCTCGGCCGGAATGCGGCCGCCGCGGTGGCGGAGGGCGGAACCTCGCACAATGATTTGGAAGGGTTGGTGCGTGTACTCAGTGACGTCGACTAG